The Rhinoderma darwinii isolate aRhiDar2 chromosome 11, aRhiDar2.hap1, whole genome shotgun sequence genome window below encodes:
- the USP5 gene encoding ubiquitin carboxyl-terminal hydrolase 5 isoform X1: MVDVKDALLSVLPTIRVPRAGDRVHKDECAFSFNTPESDGGLYICMNTFLGFGRPYVEKYCNKSGQRAFLHLKRIPKPKTDDSSSNTGDPPRKKPTRLAIGMEGGFDMCDEQCEYEEEVKMIILPEFLEIQRDGLLGLPEMVRDRVSTAIDGILAADSASRKQEIQAWDGEVRQVSKHAFNLQQLEGAPRIPPCGWRCSVCDLQENLWLNMTDGAILCGRRYFDGSGGNNHAVQHYRETGYPLAVKLGTITPDGGDVYSYDEDDMVLDPNLAEHLGHFGIDMMKMQKTDKTMTELEIDMNQRIGEWELIQESGVQLQPLYGPGYTGICNLGNSCYLNSTMQVLFSIPAFQRKYVERMEQIFHKAPADPTQDFNTQVAKLGHGLSSGENSKPASEKEGEDLKGLQDGIAPRMFKALIGKGHPEFSTNRQQDAQEFFLHFINMVERNCRSSSNPNEVFRFLVEEKIKCLVSQKVKYTQRVEYILQLPVPMEAALNKEELTAYEQARQQAEQDHRPPPELVRARIPFTSCLEAFAAPEQLDEFWSAALQAKSNALKTSRFASFPDYLVIQIKKFTFGLDWVPKKLDVSIDAPEELDLSQFRGGGLQGDEEELPDVAPPLVTPDEPKGSLGFYGIDDDDSYCSPHFSSPTSPMLDESVVTQLVEMGFPAEACRKAVYYTGNSGAEAAMTWVMSHMDDPDFAHPLVLSGVSAPPSVPTGGDPPSEEHIATIISMGFSHEQAVRALRSTSNSLERAVDWIFSHIDDLDAEAAMDLSEGRSAAESVSESLPAAGPRVKDGNGRYELFAFVSHMGTSTMCGHYVCHIKKDGRWVIYNDQKVCASEKPPKDLGYIYFYQRVQS; this comes from the exons ATGGTGGACGTTAAGGATGCGCTGTTGTCTGTCTTGCCGACTATCCGGgtacccagggctggtgaccgagTACACAAGGATGAGTGTGCCTTCTCCTTCAATACACCG GAGTCCGATGGTGGATTATATATCTGCATGAATACCTTCCTGGGGTTTGGTAGACCATACGTAGAAAAGTACTGCAACAAGTCGGGCCAGAGAGCATTCCTGCACCTGAAGAGGATCCCCAAACCG AAAACCGATGATTCCAGTTCAAATACAGGAGATCCCCCTCGCAAGAAGCCCACGCGTCTCGCTATAG GGATGGAGGGCGGATTTGACATGTGTGATGAGCAGTGTGAGTATGAGGAAGAGGTGAAGATGATCATTCTGCCCGAGTTCCTGGAGATTCAGCGGGATGGACTGTTGGGACTCCCAGAGATGGTCAGGGACCGG GTATCCACTGCCATTGACGGAATCCTGGCGGCTGACTCTGCTTCCCGTAAGCAAGAGATCCAGGCGTGGGACGGGGAGGTGAGACAAGTCTCTAAACATGCATTCAATCTCCAGCAGCTTGAGGGGGCTCCCCGCATCCCTCCTTG CGGCTGGAGGTGCAGCGTGTGCGACCTGCAGGAGAACCTGTGGCTCAATATGACAGATGGAGCGATCCTTTGTGGAAGACGATACTTTGATGGCAGTGGAGGGAATAACCACGCAGTGCAGCATTACAGGGAGACTGGATACCCACTGGCTGTCAAACTGGGAACCATCACCCCAGATGGAGGCG ATGTCTATTCCTATGATGAAGATGACATGGTTCTTGACCCCAACCTGGCTGAACATCTAGGTCATTTTGGAATTGACATGATGAAGATGCAGAAG ACGGACAAGACAATGACTGAGCTGGAAATTGATATGAACCAGAGGATTGGAGAATGGGAACTGATCCAAGAATCTGGGGTACAGCTTCAGCCCTTGTATGGACCAGGGTACACAGGGATTTGCAACCTGGGCAACAGCTGCTATCTCAACTCCACTATGCAGGTCCTGTTCAGTATACCTGCCTTCCAGCGCAA GTATGTGGAACGAATGGAGCAAATATTCCATAAGGCACCGGCGGATCCCACACAGGATTTCAACACCCAAGT AGCTAAGCTCGGTCACGGTTTGTCGTCTGGTGAAAACTCAAAGCCGGCTAGCGAGAAAGAAGGCGAGGATCTGAAG GGTTTGCAGGATGGCATTGCACCACGTATGTTTAAAGCACTTATTGGGAAAGGACACCCCGAGTTTTCCACCAACAGGCAGCAGGACGCCCAGGAGTTCTTCCTTCACTTCATAAACATGGTGGAG AGAAATTGCCGCAGCTCTTCCAATCCCAATGAAGTTTTCCGGTTTCTGGTGGAGGAGAAGATTAAATGTCTGGTGTCTCAGAAAGTGAAGTACACACAGAGAGTGGAGTATATCCTGCAGCTGCCTGTACCCATGGAGGCAGCATTGAACAAAG AGGAGCTCACTGCCTATGAACAGGCCAGACAGCAAGCGGAGCAGGATCACCGGCCGCCTCCCGAACTAGTCCGAGCACGAATCCCATTTACATCCTGTCTAGAAGCCTTTGCAGCCCCTGAGCAGTTGGACGAGTTCTGGAGCGCCGCCCTGCAGGCCAAGTCCAATGCACTCAA GACCTCTCGCTTTGCCTCATTCCCTGATTACTTGGTCATCCAAATTAAGAAATTCACCTTTGGTCTGGACTGGGTTCCAAAGAAATTGG ACGTCTCAATTGATGCCCCAGAGGAACTGGACCTGTCTCAGTTTCGGGGTGGGGGTCTGCAAGGGGATGAAGAAGAACTTCCGGATGTTGCTCCCCCATTGGTGACCCCAGATGAGCCCAAAGGTAGCCTTGGTTTCTATGGCATCGATGATGACGACTCGTACTGCTCCCCTCACTTCTCCTCTCCGACat CTCCCATGCTGGATGAGTCGGTGGTCACGCAGCTGGTGGAGATGGGGTTCCCGGCTGAAGCTTGTCGCAAGGCTGTTTATTACACAGGCAACAGTGGTGCCGAAGCTGCAATGACGTGGGTGATGTCACACATGGATGACCCAG ATTTTGCTCATCCTTTAGTTTTATCTGGGGTCAGCGCTCCACCTTCAGTCCCCACAGGAGGAGACCCTCCATCTGAGGAGCACATAGCCACCATTATATCCATGGGCTTCTCCCACGAGCAAGCAGTGAGGGCCCTCCGGTCTACA AGCAACAGTCTGGAGCGTGCCGTGGACTGGATCTTCTCTCACATCGATGACCTGGACGCTGAGGCTGCCATGGACCTGTCAGAAGGACGTTCCGCTGCAGAATCCGTGTCGGAGAGTCTCCCCGCTGCTGGACCTCGTGTCAAAGATGGAAATGGCC GATACGAGCTGTTTGCATTCGTCAGTCATATGGGAACGTCCACCATGTGCGGTCACTACGTGTGTCATATAAAGAAAGACGGACG GTGGGTGATCTACAATGACCAGAAGGTCTGCGCATCTGAGAAGCCTCCAAAAGACCTTGGTTACATTTACTTCTACCAGCGTGTGCAGAGttaa
- the USP5 gene encoding ubiquitin carboxyl-terminal hydrolase 5 isoform X2: MVDVKDALLSVLPTIRVPRAGDRVHKDECAFSFNTPESDGGLYICMNTFLGFGRPYVEKYCNKSGQRAFLHLKRIPKPKTDDSSSNTGDPPRKKPTRLAIGMEGGFDMCDEQCEYEEEVKMIILPEFLEIQRDGLLGLPEMVRDRVSTAIDGILAADSASRKQEIQAWDGEVRQVSKHAFNLQQLEGAPRIPPCGWRCSVCDLQENLWLNMTDGAILCGRRYFDGSGGNNHAVQHYRETGYPLAVKLGTITPDGGDVYSYDEDDMVLDPNLAEHLGHFGIDMMKMQKTDKTMTELEIDMNQRIGEWELIQESGVQLQPLYGPGYTGICNLGNSCYLNSTMQVLFSIPAFQRKYVERMEQIFHKAPADPTQDFNTQVAKLGHGLSSGENSKPASEKEGEDLKGLQDGIAPRMFKALIGKGHPEFSTNRQQDAQEFFLHFINMVERNCRSSSNPNEVFRFLVEEKIKCLVSQKVKYTQRVEYILQLPVPMEAALNKEELTAYEQARQQAEQDHRPPPELVRARIPFTSCLEAFAAPEQLDEFWSAALQAKSNALKTSRFASFPDYLVIQIKKFTFGLDWVPKKLDVSIDAPEELDLSQFRGGGLQGDEEELPDVAPPLVTPDEPKAPMLDESVVTQLVEMGFPAEACRKAVYYTGNSGAEAAMTWVMSHMDDPDFAHPLVLSGVSAPPSVPTGGDPPSEEHIATIISMGFSHEQAVRALRSTSNSLERAVDWIFSHIDDLDAEAAMDLSEGRSAAESVSESLPAAGPRVKDGNGRYELFAFVSHMGTSTMCGHYVCHIKKDGRWVIYNDQKVCASEKPPKDLGYIYFYQRVQS, from the exons ATGGTGGACGTTAAGGATGCGCTGTTGTCTGTCTTGCCGACTATCCGGgtacccagggctggtgaccgagTACACAAGGATGAGTGTGCCTTCTCCTTCAATACACCG GAGTCCGATGGTGGATTATATATCTGCATGAATACCTTCCTGGGGTTTGGTAGACCATACGTAGAAAAGTACTGCAACAAGTCGGGCCAGAGAGCATTCCTGCACCTGAAGAGGATCCCCAAACCG AAAACCGATGATTCCAGTTCAAATACAGGAGATCCCCCTCGCAAGAAGCCCACGCGTCTCGCTATAG GGATGGAGGGCGGATTTGACATGTGTGATGAGCAGTGTGAGTATGAGGAAGAGGTGAAGATGATCATTCTGCCCGAGTTCCTGGAGATTCAGCGGGATGGACTGTTGGGACTCCCAGAGATGGTCAGGGACCGG GTATCCACTGCCATTGACGGAATCCTGGCGGCTGACTCTGCTTCCCGTAAGCAAGAGATCCAGGCGTGGGACGGGGAGGTGAGACAAGTCTCTAAACATGCATTCAATCTCCAGCAGCTTGAGGGGGCTCCCCGCATCCCTCCTTG CGGCTGGAGGTGCAGCGTGTGCGACCTGCAGGAGAACCTGTGGCTCAATATGACAGATGGAGCGATCCTTTGTGGAAGACGATACTTTGATGGCAGTGGAGGGAATAACCACGCAGTGCAGCATTACAGGGAGACTGGATACCCACTGGCTGTCAAACTGGGAACCATCACCCCAGATGGAGGCG ATGTCTATTCCTATGATGAAGATGACATGGTTCTTGACCCCAACCTGGCTGAACATCTAGGTCATTTTGGAATTGACATGATGAAGATGCAGAAG ACGGACAAGACAATGACTGAGCTGGAAATTGATATGAACCAGAGGATTGGAGAATGGGAACTGATCCAAGAATCTGGGGTACAGCTTCAGCCCTTGTATGGACCAGGGTACACAGGGATTTGCAACCTGGGCAACAGCTGCTATCTCAACTCCACTATGCAGGTCCTGTTCAGTATACCTGCCTTCCAGCGCAA GTATGTGGAACGAATGGAGCAAATATTCCATAAGGCACCGGCGGATCCCACACAGGATTTCAACACCCAAGT AGCTAAGCTCGGTCACGGTTTGTCGTCTGGTGAAAACTCAAAGCCGGCTAGCGAGAAAGAAGGCGAGGATCTGAAG GGTTTGCAGGATGGCATTGCACCACGTATGTTTAAAGCACTTATTGGGAAAGGACACCCCGAGTTTTCCACCAACAGGCAGCAGGACGCCCAGGAGTTCTTCCTTCACTTCATAAACATGGTGGAG AGAAATTGCCGCAGCTCTTCCAATCCCAATGAAGTTTTCCGGTTTCTGGTGGAGGAGAAGATTAAATGTCTGGTGTCTCAGAAAGTGAAGTACACACAGAGAGTGGAGTATATCCTGCAGCTGCCTGTACCCATGGAGGCAGCATTGAACAAAG AGGAGCTCACTGCCTATGAACAGGCCAGACAGCAAGCGGAGCAGGATCACCGGCCGCCTCCCGAACTAGTCCGAGCACGAATCCCATTTACATCCTGTCTAGAAGCCTTTGCAGCCCCTGAGCAGTTGGACGAGTTCTGGAGCGCCGCCCTGCAGGCCAAGTCCAATGCACTCAA GACCTCTCGCTTTGCCTCATTCCCTGATTACTTGGTCATCCAAATTAAGAAATTCACCTTTGGTCTGGACTGGGTTCCAAAGAAATTGG ACGTCTCAATTGATGCCCCAGAGGAACTGGACCTGTCTCAGTTTCGGGGTGGGGGTCTGCAAGGGGATGAAGAAGAACTTCCGGATGTTGCTCCCCCATTGGTGACCCCAGATGAGCCCAAAG CTCCCATGCTGGATGAGTCGGTGGTCACGCAGCTGGTGGAGATGGGGTTCCCGGCTGAAGCTTGTCGCAAGGCTGTTTATTACACAGGCAACAGTGGTGCCGAAGCTGCAATGACGTGGGTGATGTCACACATGGATGACCCAG ATTTTGCTCATCCTTTAGTTTTATCTGGGGTCAGCGCTCCACCTTCAGTCCCCACAGGAGGAGACCCTCCATCTGAGGAGCACATAGCCACCATTATATCCATGGGCTTCTCCCACGAGCAAGCAGTGAGGGCCCTCCGGTCTACA AGCAACAGTCTGGAGCGTGCCGTGGACTGGATCTTCTCTCACATCGATGACCTGGACGCTGAGGCTGCCATGGACCTGTCAGAAGGACGTTCCGCTGCAGAATCCGTGTCGGAGAGTCTCCCCGCTGCTGGACCTCGTGTCAAAGATGGAAATGGCC GATACGAGCTGTTTGCATTCGTCAGTCATATGGGAACGTCCACCATGTGCGGTCACTACGTGTGTCATATAAAGAAAGACGGACG GTGGGTGATCTACAATGACCAGAAGGTCTGCGCATCTGAGAAGCCTCCAAAAGACCTTGGTTACATTTACTTCTACCAGCGTGTGCAGAGttaa